One window from the genome of Mycolicibacterium gadium encodes:
- a CDS encoding alpha/beta fold hydrolase, which produces MTIVLVHGNPETEALWGPLVSALGREDVVRLSPPGFGVPLPEGFSATYLAYRDWLEEQLEGIDEPIDLVGHDFGGIHVVNAMMHRPELVRSWVSDVVGMFDSDYVWHDLAQVWQTPGEGEEMVEAFLGGTAEDRAAAYALGGMPSEVGIEIAAGQDPDLGKAILLVYRSAAQPALALAGRELENAAARPGLSILATEDTYVGSAEIRRRAADRAGARTEVLDGLGHWWMVEDPARSAAVLNEFWDGLD; this is translated from the coding sequence ATGACGATTGTTCTGGTGCACGGCAATCCGGAGACCGAAGCGCTTTGGGGCCCGCTCGTCTCAGCCCTGGGTCGCGAGGACGTGGTGCGGTTGTCACCGCCGGGGTTCGGCGTCCCGCTGCCCGAGGGATTCTCGGCGACCTACCTCGCTTACCGCGACTGGCTCGAGGAGCAGCTCGAGGGCATCGACGAGCCGATCGACCTCGTCGGCCACGACTTCGGCGGTATCCACGTGGTCAACGCGATGATGCATCGGCCCGAGCTCGTCCGCAGCTGGGTCAGCGACGTAGTCGGGATGTTCGACTCCGACTACGTGTGGCACGACCTGGCGCAGGTGTGGCAGACGCCCGGCGAGGGCGAGGAGATGGTCGAGGCTTTCCTCGGCGGCACTGCTGAAGATCGGGCAGCCGCCTACGCCCTAGGCGGTATGCCGAGCGAGGTGGGGATCGAGATCGCTGCCGGCCAGGACCCGGACCTGGGCAAGGCCATCCTGCTGGTGTACCGCTCGGCGGCGCAGCCGGCGTTGGCGCTCGCCGGTCGCGAGCTGGAGAACGCGGCGGCACGACCGGGCCTGTCCATTCTCGCCACCGAGGACACCTACGTCGGCTCCGCCGAAATCCGCCGTCGCGCAGCCGACCGAGCCGGCGCGCGGACCGAGGTTCTCGACGGATTGGGGCACTGGTGGATGGTCGAGGATCCCGCCCGCAGCGCGGCGGTACTCAATGAGTTCTGGGATGGGCTGGACTAG
- a CDS encoding acyltransferase family protein yields MESRRLSLSRSGDRVRSLTGLRAVAALLIVGTHAAYGTGQLSNSYLGTLYARLEVGVSIFFVLSGFLLFRPWVRAAADGAPPPTLRRYAFRRIRRIVPAYLVVALLAYAVYQFRDAGPNPGHTWKGLLEHLTLTQIYEPVYFYVMHQGLTQTWSLAVEFAFYAVLPLLAGLLLRVLCNGAWRPRLVLAGLGCLAAVTPAWLSLQHGTDWLPTSAGMWLPAHLLYFAGGMTLAVLQVIGARVPLLIAGAVAVVGFLIVCTPTAGDVATGEAALFQTLVKVALYAAIACAAVAALVLGDGNGYDRLLNSAPLVWLGEISYEVFLLHVIAMEIVMASVLDWPVFTGAWAVVVVLTVAMTVPAAWLLHRWTRPAWAGHSRAANTPSSIAGEAVPA; encoded by the coding sequence ATGGAGAGTCGACGACTTTCCCTGTCCCGCAGCGGGGATCGAGTGAGGTCGCTCACGGGCCTGCGCGCGGTAGCGGCGCTGCTCATCGTGGGCACCCACGCGGCGTATGGCACGGGGCAGTTATCGAATAGTTATCTCGGAACACTCTATGCGCGTTTGGAAGTCGGCGTCTCCATCTTCTTTGTGCTTTCGGGTTTCCTGCTGTTCCGACCGTGGGTTCGGGCGGCCGCCGACGGAGCACCGCCACCGACGCTGCGCCGCTATGCATTTCGCCGAATTCGGCGCATCGTGCCTGCGTATCTCGTCGTGGCCCTGCTCGCGTATGCGGTGTACCAATTCCGGGACGCCGGGCCCAACCCGGGGCACACCTGGAAGGGTCTGCTGGAGCACCTCACCCTGACCCAGATCTACGAACCGGTCTACTTCTACGTTATGCATCAGGGCTTGACTCAGACCTGGAGTCTGGCAGTCGAATTCGCCTTCTATGCGGTGCTGCCGCTGCTGGCGGGGCTGCTGCTGAGGGTGCTCTGCAACGGGGCCTGGCGACCGCGGCTGGTACTGGCGGGACTTGGTTGCCTGGCTGCGGTCACACCGGCGTGGCTGTCGCTACAACACGGGACCGACTGGCTGCCGACCTCGGCGGGCATGTGGTTGCCCGCGCATCTGCTCTACTTCGCGGGCGGAATGACGCTGGCGGTGCTGCAGGTCATAGGAGCACGAGTGCCGCTGCTCATCGCCGGTGCAGTCGCGGTGGTCGGCTTCCTGATCGTCTGCACACCGACCGCCGGCGACGTCGCCACCGGCGAGGCCGCGCTGTTTCAGACCCTGGTAAAAGTCGCGCTGTACGCGGCCATCGCGTGCGCGGCCGTCGCGGCGCTGGTGCTCGGCGACGGCAACGGGTACGACCGACTATTAAATTCCGCTCCCCTCGTCTGGCTCGGCGAGATCTCCTACGAGGTCTTCCTGCTGCACGTGATCGCGATGGAGATCGTGATGGCGTCGGTACTGGATTGGCCGGTCTTCACAGGAGCGTGGGCCGTCGTCGTGGTGCTCACCGTGGCGATGACGGTTCCGGCGGCCTGGCTACTGCATCGCTGGACGCGGCCGGCCTGGGCTGGCCATAGCCGGGCCGCGAACACGCCGTCGTCGATCGCCGGCGAAGCTGTCCCCGCTTGA
- a CDS encoding putative immunity protein — protein sequence MAGDFELSDDELREVARYVAESAAGVLRYFERVMPDDDRARAAIEAAWEFINGAPRSRLQRVTAMDGHRAASAAPTETARLAAQAAGDAAAAAYLHPIAQDHQVGHILRAAANAARIAEIEAGDDPDVGARYIDQARDAATPTLIAVLRRYPVARTGKSRSAQLMSALDASLRVRGCRP from the coding sequence GTGGCAGGCGATTTCGAGCTCTCTGACGACGAGCTGCGTGAGGTTGCGCGCTACGTGGCCGAGTCGGCAGCAGGCGTGTTGCGCTATTTCGAGCGTGTCATGCCCGACGATGATCGTGCTCGTGCGGCCATCGAGGCGGCATGGGAGTTCATCAACGGGGCGCCGAGAAGTCGGCTGCAGCGCGTGACCGCCATGGACGGCCACCGCGCCGCGAGTGCCGCTCCCACCGAGACTGCGCGATTGGCCGCGCAGGCCGCCGGTGACGCGGCGGCCGCCGCCTACCTGCATCCGATTGCGCAGGACCACCAGGTCGGGCACATCCTTCGTGCCGCGGCGAACGCCGCCCGCATCGCCGAGATCGAGGCCGGCGACGATCCCGATGTTGGCGCCAGGTACATCGACCAGGCCCGCGACGCGGCGACGCCGACGCTGATCGCTGTTCTGCGCAGGTATCCCGTTGCGCGCACCGGCAAGAGCCGCTCGGCACAGCTCATGTCGGCGTTGGACGCCTCGCTGCGCGTGCGAGGATGCCGCCCATGA
- the arr gene encoding NAD(+)--rifampin ADP-ribosyltransferase, translating into MPNSPKPFELHESGAFLHGTKADLAVGDLLVPGHRMNYDAGRSANHVYVTQTLDAATWGAEMAVGEGRGRIYLVEPTGPVEDDPNVTDKRLPGNPTRSYRTREPVRIVGEITDWVGHSPEQIQAMRDTLADLAQRGLDVIYD; encoded by the coding sequence GTGCCAAACAGCCCGAAACCCTTTGAGCTACATGAGTCGGGCGCATTCCTGCACGGCACCAAGGCCGACCTTGCGGTCGGCGATCTGCTGGTGCCCGGGCATCGGATGAACTACGACGCGGGACGCAGCGCCAACCATGTCTATGTGACCCAGACACTCGACGCCGCCACGTGGGGAGCCGAGATGGCGGTCGGCGAGGGCCGGGGCCGCATATACCTCGTGGAACCGACGGGCCCCGTCGAGGACGATCCGAACGTGACGGACAAGCGACTCCCGGGAAACCCGACTCGCTCGTATCGCACCCGGGAGCCCGTCAGAATCGTCGGCGAGATCACCGACTGGGTGGGTCACTCCCCGGAACAGATTCAAGCCATGCGCGACACACTGGCCGACCTGGCGCAGCGCGGACTGGACGTGATCTACGACTAG
- a CDS encoding LmeA family phospholipid-binding protein yields MTPPQRPGHPDWRDRRTPPPDPATQRLPRAEPPTEKLRSAGRPEPPTERLPTSRRSQLTARIRRAPSPADARPTQVIPPVAAPPSFTDRPRGPRRRNPQTMILTSVIVLALIAGGLAGAELYARHRADTILAEVAECVVEDGAGISFGVNPPFLWQYITGDYTNISVTTDGNRVQSAKGMTAEVTLADVRLHESGDSKGTIGSLNATLSWTSAGIKDTVAENLPGVGNLVTGVRTDAAAGTVILDAGENRVTARPVVTDGDLNLEVLEVTGPLPKDGVQGALDGLTKKLNDNYPLGIHADSVDVTDTGVVGKFSSHNASIPNEDANPCFARL; encoded by the coding sequence ATGACACCGCCGCAACGTCCCGGTCATCCCGACTGGCGCGACAGGCGCACGCCGCCACCTGATCCGGCGACGCAGCGGCTCCCACGTGCGGAGCCGCCGACCGAAAAGCTCCGGTCGGCCGGACGACCTGAGCCGCCGACCGAAAGGCTCCCGACGTCGCGCCGGTCCCAGCTCACCGCACGCATCCGGCGGGCACCGTCACCTGCCGATGCGAGGCCGACGCAGGTGATTCCGCCGGTGGCGGCGCCGCCGTCGTTCACCGACCGCCCCCGCGGTCCGCGCCGCCGCAACCCTCAGACAATGATCCTCACTTCCGTCATCGTTCTTGCTCTGATTGCCGGCGGACTCGCGGGTGCCGAGCTCTACGCCCGGCACCGCGCGGACACGATTCTGGCCGAGGTCGCCGAATGCGTCGTCGAGGACGGCGCCGGCATTTCGTTCGGCGTGAACCCGCCTTTCCTGTGGCAGTACATCACCGGCGACTACACCAACATCTCGGTCACCACTGACGGCAACCGCGTGCAGAGCGCCAAGGGTATGACGGCCGAAGTCACGCTCGCCGACGTGCGGTTGCACGAATCGGGAGATTCCAAAGGAACGATCGGATCGCTCAACGCGACGCTCAGCTGGACATCGGCCGGAATCAAGGACACCGTGGCCGAAAACCTACCTGGCGTAGGCAATCTCGTCACAGGCGTGCGCACCGACGCCGCGGCGGGAACGGTGATCCTGGACGCCGGCGAAAATCGCGTCACCGCCAGGCCCGTCGTCACCGACGGTGACTTGAACCTGGAGGTTCTCGAGGTGACAGGCCCGCTGCCGAAGGATGGCGTGCAGGGCGCACTGGACGGATTGACGAAGAAGCTGAACGACAATTACCCGCTGGGGATCCATGCCGACAGCGTCGACGTGACCGACACCGGAGTCGTCGGAAAGTTCTCCAGCCACAACGCATCGATCCCCAACGAGGACGCCAACCCGTGCTTCGCGCGCCTCTAG
- a CDS encoding bestrophin-like domain yields MKDILIGIVVFAIIFGGSLLGMFLGKILPDPHMSSESRDTIRTIMATLGTLSAVVLGLLTGSSISSLAEKESELRSAGVQFIMLDRTLAEYGPETAPIRALAKDLLAQRISQIWPEEGGAVSLTPLGSGPGIILVQRDLFELSPQTERQKWLRSNALESTNTIAQSRWTTFEQIGSRFPWAFFVVVVGWLTVIFATFGLFAPRNAIVIAALLVAAIALAGPIFMMLEMDQPYGGLVKIPSTSLRVALDEMGRS; encoded by the coding sequence GTGAAAGACATCTTGATCGGCATCGTTGTCTTCGCGATCATCTTCGGCGGCTCATTGTTGGGGATGTTCCTCGGAAAGATCCTTCCCGACCCGCATATGAGCAGCGAGTCACGAGACACCATCAGAACCATAATGGCCACGCTCGGGACGCTATCGGCGGTGGTGCTGGGGCTCCTCACTGGCTCATCCATCAGCTCGCTCGCCGAGAAAGAGAGTGAATTACGAAGTGCGGGAGTACAATTCATCATGCTTGATCGGACTCTGGCCGAGTACGGGCCGGAGACCGCCCCAATCCGAGCATTGGCCAAGGATCTGCTTGCACAACGCATAAGTCAGATTTGGCCGGAGGAAGGCGGTGCGGTGTCGCTCACGCCGCTTGGCAGTGGGCCTGGCATCATTTTGGTTCAGCGGGACCTCTTTGAACTCTCACCGCAGACGGAACGACAGAAGTGGCTGCGCTCCAACGCGCTCGAGAGCACCAACACGATTGCGCAGTCGCGGTGGACGACCTTCGAACAAATCGGAAGCCGATTCCCATGGGCGTTCTTCGTTGTTGTCGTAGGGTGGCTCACGGTGATCTTTGCCACTTTCGGGCTGTTCGCACCGCGGAACGCAATCGTGATCGCGGCATTGCTGGTCGCTGCGATTGCACTGGCCGGGCCGATCTTCATGATGCTCGAGATGGATCAGCCCTACGGCGGGCTGGTCAAGATCCCCAGTACTTCTCTGCGCGTCGCCTTGGACGAAATGGGTCGATCGTGA
- a CDS encoding nuclear transport factor 2 family protein, which yields MTQTPDLLVTEFCKKWSSPDAAELASYFAEDGVYHNVPMDPVTGPEAIKEFIAGFTAAFDGIDFQVHRQVSDGSGTSGIVMNERTDVMRRKDGGEIALPVMGVFEVVGGRIVKWSDYFDMATVTKAFT from the coding sequence ATGACACAAACCCCCGATCTACTGGTCACCGAATTCTGCAAGAAGTGGTCCTCGCCCGATGCCGCCGAACTGGCTTCCTACTTCGCCGAAGACGGCGTTTACCACAACGTCCCGATGGACCCGGTGACCGGACCTGAGGCGATCAAGGAGTTCATCGCCGGGTTCACGGCGGCTTTCGACGGCATCGACTTTCAGGTACACCGGCAGGTCAGCGACGGCTCCGGCACGTCGGGGATCGTGATGAACGAGCGCACCGACGTCATGCGCCGCAAGGACGGTGGTGAGATCGCACTGCCGGTGATGGGCGTCTTCGAGGTCGTCGGCGGCAGGATCGTCAAGTGGTCGGACTACTTCGACATGGCGACGGTGACGAAGGCATTCACCTAA
- a CDS encoding guanylate cyclase: MSLAKALEETRTGDLWLFRGTSGPDRAIQTMSNSPVNHVGMTIAIEDLPPLIWHAELGDKLTDMWTGGNHRGVQLNDARQVVERWVHNYHQRCWIRQITPYATREQEDRALKVVARMDGTPFPSTARLTGRWFRGRVNTADFTRGLPFLHRKVSEATQKKKQAKLQGGLETAYCAETVAITYEEMGLMSTEKSYNWFDPGVFWSGDELPLMPGYQLGKEISVVVDPPREG; the protein is encoded by the coding sequence GTGTCGCTGGCCAAGGCGCTCGAAGAGACCCGGACCGGCGATCTCTGGCTGTTCCGGGGCACGTCGGGGCCCGACCGCGCCATTCAGACGATGAGCAACAGCCCGGTCAACCACGTCGGGATGACGATCGCCATCGAGGATTTGCCACCGCTGATCTGGCACGCCGAACTCGGCGACAAGCTCACCGACATGTGGACCGGCGGAAATCACCGGGGAGTTCAGCTCAACGATGCGCGCCAGGTCGTCGAGCGTTGGGTGCACAACTATCACCAGCGCTGCTGGATTCGTCAGATCACGCCGTACGCCACCCGCGAGCAGGAGGACCGCGCGCTGAAAGTGGTTGCCCGCATGGATGGCACACCCTTTCCCAGCACGGCGAGGCTCACCGGCCGGTGGTTTCGTGGCCGGGTGAACACCGCCGACTTCACGCGCGGACTTCCGTTCCTGCACCGGAAAGTCAGTGAAGCCACCCAGAAGAAGAAGCAGGCGAAGCTGCAAGGTGGTCTGGAGACCGCATACTGCGCCGAGACCGTCGCGATCACCTATGAGGAGATGGGATTGATGTCGACGGAAAAGAGCTACAACTGGTTCGACCCCGGCGTGTTTTGGAGCGGAGACGAGCTACCGCTGATGCCGGGTTACCAACTGGGCAAGGAAATCTCGGTCGTCGTCGACCCTCCGCGAGAGGGCTAG
- a CDS encoding adenylate/guanylate cyclase domain-containing protein: protein MGAQIAAYVLGAIAMAEAVALAVLYVQRNRDREELEALRSRVDTRNMLLTGGREAVKTVWQTANILRKDGFGAAVRSSIEDLADWAEVERPDLARLAPSGRVAILFSDIEESTALNERIGDRAWVRLIGRHDKMVRRHVNKHSGHVVKSQGDGFMVAFAQPDQAVRCSLDIQRSLRRESENIRVRIGIHVGKSVRRGDDLFGRNVAMAARVAGEAEGGEVLVSKEVRDALVDGFEFDGGRDASLKGFSGTYRLYAVAA, encoded by the coding sequence ATGGGTGCACAGATCGCGGCCTACGTCCTCGGTGCGATCGCCATGGCAGAGGCCGTCGCTCTCGCCGTGCTCTACGTACAGCGCAACCGCGACCGAGAGGAACTCGAAGCGCTGCGCAGCCGCGTCGACACCCGAAACATGCTGCTCACCGGCGGTCGCGAAGCCGTCAAGACGGTGTGGCAGACGGCCAACATCCTGCGTAAGGACGGATTCGGCGCCGCAGTGCGGTCCTCGATCGAAGACCTCGCCGACTGGGCCGAGGTGGAACGTCCAGACCTGGCCCGGCTGGCGCCCAGCGGTCGCGTCGCGATCCTGTTCTCCGACATCGAAGAGTCGACGGCACTCAACGAACGCATCGGGGATCGCGCGTGGGTCAGGTTGATCGGCAGACACGACAAAATGGTGCGCAGGCACGTCAACAAGCATTCGGGCCACGTGGTGAAGAGCCAGGGTGACGGTTTCATGGTCGCGTTCGCCCAGCCGGATCAGGCGGTGCGATGCAGCCTCGATATCCAGCGCTCGCTTCGCAGAGAGTCCGAGAACATTCGGGTGCGAATCGGAATCCATGTGGGCAAGTCCGTGCGGCGTGGCGACGACCTGTTCGGGCGCAACGTCGCGATGGCCGCCCGAGTGGCGGGCGAGGCCGAGGGCGGTGAGGTACTGGTCAGCAAGGAGGTGCGCGACGCACTCGTTGACGGGTTCGAGTTCGACGGTGGCCGCGACGCCAGCCTCAAGGGTTTCAGTGGGACGTACCGCCTCTATGCCGTGGCGGCCTAG
- a CDS encoding aminotransferase: MTVDRRTVGFNFLEEPELPAPQVSEEQAEQILREHYGLSASAKSLGSQQDRNFTVISEDGTIVGVLKIANPAFNATELQAQDLAADLIASAEPGLRVAVPLPNTAGEKCTTITGLVDGPAYVRLLQYLPGGTLLQSAYLSPTAVAGLGEVAGRVSRALAGFTHPGLDRILQWDLRHGADVVAELISHVSDPGHRTALETATRQAWSRIAPMADDLPRQAVHLDLTDANVVVSGALADGVIDFGDLTDTWAVSELAITASCVLGHAGSGPTSVLPAIRAFNDIRPLTATEADALWPLLVLRTAVLIVSGAQQAALDPDNDYVTEQSDGEWRMFEQAISVPMDVMTEVVKADLGLSRAPAALELTTPLVDATAVTLDLSTTADIYDDGGWLTADLEDSQARAAVRDGAELVVTVYGQPRLNRAPKLSQDSPAVVPTGVGMWPATDMALRAPWDGEVADASADGITFQGPGYELMLAGVRPVASGSLRAGEVLAEASAHSWVQVSVRPTGAPAAPPFTTAELAPGWLALTRDPRPLLGLGPTEVATAPDLLTRRDASFAQVQEHYYRTPPQIERGWRNYLLSTRGRCYLDMVNNVTVLGHAHPRVAATAARQLRKLNTNSRFNYEAVVEFSERLAATLPDPLDTVFLVNSGSEASDLAIRLATAATGRRDVVAVREAYHGWTYGTDAVSTSIADNPNALATRPEWVHTVESPNSFRGKYRGADAVRYADDAVRQIDELIAAGRAPAGFICESVYGNAGGMALPDGYLQQVYAAVRAGGGLAISDEVQVGYGRLGEWFWGFQQQQAVPDIVSIAKSTGNGYPLGAVITSRDVADRFASQGYFFSSTGGSPLSCAIGITVLDVLEEEALQQNASHVGAHLKAGLRALQQRHPIIGTVHGIGLYLGVEMIRDEQTLEPATEETAAICDRMLELGVIIQPTGDHLNILKTKPPLCIDIEGADFYVDTLDRVLTEGF, from the coding sequence GTGACCGTCGACCGCCGCACCGTCGGCTTCAATTTCCTCGAGGAACCGGAGTTGCCCGCGCCGCAGGTGAGCGAGGAGCAGGCCGAACAGATCCTGCGTGAGCACTACGGACTGTCGGCCAGCGCCAAATCTCTTGGCAGCCAGCAAGACCGGAACTTCACGGTGATTTCTGAAGACGGGACGATCGTCGGTGTGCTGAAGATCGCCAACCCGGCCTTCAACGCCACCGAGCTGCAGGCTCAGGACCTCGCGGCTGATCTGATCGCGTCGGCCGAACCCGGTTTGCGCGTCGCGGTTCCTCTGCCCAACACCGCAGGCGAGAAATGCACGACCATAACAGGTTTGGTCGACGGCCCCGCCTACGTTCGGTTGCTGCAGTACCTTCCCGGCGGCACCCTGCTGCAGTCGGCTTACTTGTCGCCGACAGCGGTCGCCGGTCTCGGCGAGGTCGCGGGCCGAGTAAGCCGTGCGCTCGCCGGTTTCACCCATCCCGGCCTGGACCGCATCCTGCAATGGGATCTACGGCATGGCGCCGACGTTGTCGCCGAACTGATTTCGCACGTATCGGACCCCGGACACCGGACCGCACTCGAGACGGCGACGCGTCAGGCGTGGTCGCGCATCGCGCCAATGGCCGATGACCTGCCGCGGCAGGCGGTCCACCTGGATCTCACCGATGCCAACGTGGTGGTGTCCGGCGCCCTCGCCGACGGAGTCATCGACTTCGGCGACCTGACCGACACCTGGGCGGTCAGCGAGCTCGCGATCACGGCGTCGTGTGTGCTGGGGCATGCCGGCAGCGGTCCGACGTCGGTGCTGCCGGCGATCAGGGCGTTCAACGACATTCGTCCGCTCACCGCGACGGAAGCGGACGCGCTGTGGCCGCTGTTGGTGTTGCGCACCGCGGTGCTGATCGTCAGCGGTGCACAGCAGGCGGCACTCGACCCCGACAACGACTACGTCACCGAGCAGTCCGACGGTGAATGGCGGATGTTCGAGCAGGCCATCTCGGTACCGATGGACGTCATGACCGAGGTCGTCAAGGCCGACCTGGGGCTGAGCCGGGCACCTGCGGCGCTCGAGCTGACGACGCCGCTGGTCGACGCCACAGCCGTGACGCTCGACCTGTCTACGACGGCGGATATCTACGACGACGGTGGCTGGCTCACAGCAGATCTCGAGGACTCACAGGCGCGTGCCGCGGTGCGAGACGGCGCTGAACTGGTGGTGACCGTTTACGGTCAGCCAAGGCTGAACCGGGCGCCGAAGTTGAGCCAAGACAGCCCGGCTGTCGTACCGACCGGCGTCGGGATGTGGCCGGCCACCGACATGGCGCTGCGCGCCCCGTGGGACGGCGAGGTCGCCGACGCATCCGCCGATGGCATCACCTTTCAGGGCCCCGGTTACGAGCTGATGCTCGCCGGGGTGCGTCCGGTGGCGTCGGGCAGCCTGCGCGCCGGCGAGGTCTTGGCGGAGGCGTCGGCGCACAGCTGGGTGCAGGTATCGGTGCGGCCGACAGGTGCACCTGCGGCGCCGCCATTCACGACCGCGGAGCTGGCGCCGGGATGGCTTGCGCTGACGCGAGATCCACGTCCCCTGCTCGGACTGGGCCCGACAGAGGTGGCCACGGCGCCGGATCTGCTGACGCGCCGCGACGCCAGTTTCGCGCAGGTGCAGGAGCACTATTACCGCACGCCACCTCAGATCGAGCGCGGATGGCGCAACTACCTGCTGTCGACGCGCGGCCGCTGCTATCTCGACATGGTCAACAACGTGACCGTGCTCGGTCACGCACACCCCCGCGTCGCCGCCACCGCCGCCCGTCAGCTGCGGAAGTTGAACACGAACTCACGGTTCAACTATGAGGCGGTGGTCGAGTTCAGCGAGCGGCTGGCCGCGACCCTGCCCGACCCGCTGGACACGGTGTTCCTGGTCAACTCCGGTTCGGAGGCAAGTGATCTGGCGATCAGGCTTGCGACGGCGGCAACAGGCCGCCGCGATGTGGTCGCGGTCAGGGAGGCCTATCACGGCTGGACGTACGGCACCGATGCGGTGTCGACCTCGATCGCCGACAACCCGAACGCTCTCGCGACCCGGCCGGAGTGGGTGCACACGGTGGAGTCGCCCAACAGCTTCCGCGGCAAGTATCGCGGGGCCGATGCGGTGCGGTATGCCGACGACGCGGTGCGCCAGATCGACGAACTGATCGCCGCAGGCCGCGCGCCCGCGGGGTTCATCTGCGAGAGCGTGTACGGCAATGCGGGCGGTATGGCGCTGCCCGACGGCTATCTGCAGCAGGTGTATGCGGCCGTGCGGGCGGGCGGTGGGCTCGCCATCTCCGACGAGGTGCAGGTCGGATATGGCCGTCTCGGCGAATGGTTTTGGGGTTTTCAGCAGCAGCAGGCCGTGCCCGACATCGTGTCGATCGCCAAGTCGACGGGTAACGGCTACCCGCTCGGTGCAGTGATCACCAGCCGCGATGTCGCGGACAGGTTCGCATCGCAGGGTTACTTCTTCTCGTCGACCGGCGGTAGCCCACTGTCGTGCGCGATCGGCATCACGGTGCTCGACGTACTGGAGGAAGAGGCGCTGCAGCAGAACGCCTCTCACGTCGGCGCGCATCTCAAGGCCGGGCTGCGGGCGCTCCAGCAGCGGCATCCCATCATCGGCACCGTGCACGGGATCGGGCTGTACCTCGGCGTCGAGATGATCCGTGATGAACAGACCCTCGAGCCCGCGACCGAAGAGACCGCCGCGATCTGCGACCGCATGCTCGAACTCGGCGTGATCATCCAGCCGACGGGCGATCACCTGAACATCCTGAAGACCAAGCCGCCGTTGTGCATTGACATCGAGGGCGCCGACTTCTACGTCGACACACTGGACCGGGTGCTGACCGAAGGCTTCTAG
- a CDS encoding S1C family serine protease, translating into MTNTPPRAPRHTYRPPYADHARGQGHPTDVTTGTNRSPYDWRYAGQAVITQPYDSYHSAREEITGPIRVQRKSRSHGRVKTIGGVVAVAVVSGGIGAAVVAGQSDSAPVAQSVTQEPSTRPAASAPAGSVEEVAAKVMPSVVKLQIDTGNSSGEGSGIVLTSDGLILTNNHVVSEAASGYGRGARATVSFSNGQTVPFEVVGTDPAGDIAVVRAQGVSGLTPITIGSSADVQVGQNVVAIGSPLGLQGTVTTGIVSALHRPVSAGGGEQPTVLDAIQTDAAINPGNSGGALVNMNGELIGVNSAIATLGGGGGQSGGAPNGSIGLGFAIPSDQARRIAQELISNGTASHGSLGVQLSSDAGGPGAAIARVVAGGPAAEAGLPDGVVVTKLDDRVIDGPEALIAAVRSKAPGDTVTLSYVDRSGADQTAEVTLGQA; encoded by the coding sequence ATGACCAACACCCCGCCGCGCGCCCCGCGACATACTTACCGTCCGCCTTATGCGGATCATGCTAGGGGACAGGGGCACCCGACTGACGTCACGACAGGAACGAACCGCTCTCCCTATGACTGGCGCTACGCTGGTCAAGCCGTAATCACGCAGCCCTATGATTCGTATCACAGTGCGCGTGAGGAGATTACGGGCCCCATCCGGGTCCAACGTAAAAGTCGCTCGCATGGTCGGGTCAAGACGATCGGTGGAGTCGTCGCCGTGGCCGTGGTCAGCGGTGGGATCGGGGCGGCGGTAGTGGCGGGTCAGTCGGACTCCGCGCCCGTCGCACAGTCGGTGACTCAAGAGCCGTCCACCAGGCCCGCGGCGAGCGCGCCCGCAGGCTCGGTAGAAGAGGTCGCCGCCAAGGTGATGCCGAGTGTCGTCAAGTTGCAGATCGACACGGGCAACTCGAGTGGTGAAGGTTCGGGCATCGTCCTCACCTCGGACGGGCTGATCCTGACCAACAATCACGTGGTCTCCGAGGCTGCGTCGGGGTACGGGCGCGGCGCCCGTGCCACCGTCTCCTTCTCCAATGGTCAGACCGTGCCCTTCGAGGTCGTCGGGACAGACCCCGCAGGCGACATCGCCGTGGTTCGCGCCCAGGGGGTTTCCGGGCTCACGCCGATCACTATCGGATCGTCCGCCGACGTCCAGGTCGGGCAGAATGTCGTCGCCATCGGCTCGCCACTGGGTCTGCAGGGGACAGTGACGACCGGCATCGTGAGCGCGCTGCACCGACCGGTCTCCGCGGGCGGAGGCGAACAGCCGACGGTGCTCGACGCGATCCAGACCGACGCGGCCATCAACCCGGGCAACTCGGGTGGCGCGCTGGTGAACATGAACGGTGAACTGATCGGGGTGAATTCCGCGATCGCGACGCTCGGTGGCGGCGGCGGGCAATCTGGCGGAGCGCCGAACGGTTCGATCGGCCTCGGCTTCGCGATCCCCTCGGATCAGGCCAGGCGCATCGCCCAGGAACTGATATCGAACGGTACGGCCAGTCATGGCTCGCTGGGGGTGCAGCTCAGCAGCGACGCCGGCGGTCCAGGCGCGGCCATCGCACGGGTCGTCGCCGGGGGACCCGCCGCCGAGGCGGGACTGCCCGACGGCGTGGTGGTGACCAAGCTCGACGATCGGGTGATCGACGGCCCCGAGGCCTTGATCGCGGCGGTGCGGTCGAAGGCGCCCGGTGACACTGTCACCCTCAGCTACGTCGACCGGTCCGGCGCGGATCAGACGGCCGAGGTCACCCTGGGCCAGGCGTAG